The genomic window TCCCGATCGACCCCGTCGAGGGCGTCACCTCGGCGAAGGCCGCCGAGATCGCGGCGGCGGCCGGCCTGCCGCCACAGACCGTCGACGTCCTCGTACGGCTCTGGGGGGTGCTGACCCGCGAGGACGCGCTCCTCGTCGAGGTGAACCCCCTCGTCCGTACCGAACAGGGCCGGATCCTCGCCCTCGACGGCAAGGTCACCCTCGACGACAACGCCACGTTCCGGCAGCTGCGTTGGGGTGACGAGGGTTTCGCGCACGACGATCCGCTGGAGGCGGCCGCCGCCGCCAAGGGCCTCAACTACGTGAAGCTGGACGGCGAGGTCGGGGTCATCGGCAACGGCGCCGGACTCGTCATGTCGACCCTCGACGTGGTCGCGGGCTGCGGCGCCCGCCCCGCCAACTTCCTCGACATCGGCGGCGGCGCCTCGGCCCAGATCATGGCCGACGGCCTCTCCGTCATCCTCTCCGACCCGGCCGTGAAGTCCGTCTTCGTCAACGTCTTCGGCGGGATCACCGCCTGCGACGCGGTCGCCGACGGCATCGTGCAGGCCCTGAACAGCGTGCAGTTGGCCAAACCGCTGGTCGTCCGCCTCGACGGCAACAACGCCGTACGCGGCCGGGCCATCCTCGACGACCGCGACCACCCCCTCGTCCACCAGGCCACCACCATGGACGGCGCCGCGCGCCGCGCCGCCGACCTCGCCCACGCGATCTGAGGAGCCCGGACATGGCCATCTACCTCACCAAGGAGAGCAAGGTCCTCGTCCAGGGCATGACCGGCGGCGAGGGCATGAAGCACACCCGCCGCATGCTCGCGGCCGGCACGAACATCGTCGGCGGCGTCAACCCCCGAAAGGCGGGCCGGACCGTCGACTTCGACGTCCCCCAGTGCCTTGAGGGCCTGGGAGGTGCCCCCAGTGCCGTCCCCGTCTTCGGCTCGGTCCACGAGGGCATCGAGGTCACCGGCGCCGACGTCAGCGTCGTCTTCGTCCCGCCCGCCTTCGCCAAGGCGGCCGTGATCGAGGCCGCCGACGCCGGCATCGGCCTCGCCGTCGTCATCACCGAGGGCATCCCGGTCCACGACTCCGTCGCCTTCACGGCGTACGCCCAGGCCACGGGCGTCCGGATCATCGGCCCCAACTGCCCCGGTCTGATCACCCCCGGCCAGTCCAACGCCGGCATCATCCCCGCCGACATCACCAAGCCGGGACGCATCGGCCTGGTCTCCAAGTCCGGCACCCTCACCTACCAACTCATGTACGAACTCCGCGACATCGGCTTCTCCACCTGCGTCGGCATCGGCGGCGACCCCGTCGTGGGCACCACCCACATCGACTGCCTGGCCGCGTTCCAGGACGACCCCGAGACCGAACTGATCGTCCTCATCGGCGAGATCGGCGGCGACGCGGAGGAACGGGCCGCCGCGTACGTCCGCGACCACGTCACCAAGCCCGTCGTCGGCTACATCGCCGGGTTCACCGCGCCCGAGGGCAAGACGATGGGGCACGCCGGCGCGATCGTCTCCGGCTCGTCCGGTACGGCGCAGGCCAAGAAGGAGGCGCTGGAAGCGGTCGGGGTGAGGGTCGGGAGCACTCCCACCGAGACGGCCCGGCTCGTGCTCGCCGCCCTGGAAGACGGTGCGTGACATCACTCGTCCGGCCGGCCCCCGGCCATGCACCACCCCGCCCGCCCGTCTCCAGCCACCACCCTTCCAAGGAAGGCCCTGCGGGCCCTTCTTTCTCTCGACT from Streptomyces sp. DSM 40750 includes these protein-coding regions:
- the sucC gene encoding ADP-forming succinate--CoA ligase subunit beta, coding for MDLFEHQARELFEEHGISVPRAEVTDSPKEAREIARRLGGRVVVKAQVKTGGRGKAGGVKLAADPAATELTARQILGMDIKGHTVRKVMVAEPVAIESEFYVSYVLDRAAGRFLAIASAEGGMEIEEVAATRPEAVARIPIDPVEGVTSAKAAEIAAAAGLPPQTVDVLVRLWGVLTREDALLVEVNPLVRTEQGRILALDGKVTLDDNATFRQLRWGDEGFAHDDPLEAAAAAKGLNYVKLDGEVGVIGNGAGLVMSTLDVVAGCGARPANFLDIGGGASAQIMADGLSVILSDPAVKSVFVNVFGGITACDAVADGIVQALNSVQLAKPLVVRLDGNNAVRGRAILDDRDHPLVHQATTMDGAARRAADLAHAI
- the sucD gene encoding succinate--CoA ligase subunit alpha, whose translation is MAIYLTKESKVLVQGMTGGEGMKHTRRMLAAGTNIVGGVNPRKAGRTVDFDVPQCLEGLGGAPSAVPVFGSVHEGIEVTGADVSVVFVPPAFAKAAVIEAADAGIGLAVVITEGIPVHDSVAFTAYAQATGVRIIGPNCPGLITPGQSNAGIIPADITKPGRIGLVSKSGTLTYQLMYELRDIGFSTCVGIGGDPVVGTTHIDCLAAFQDDPETELIVLIGEIGGDAEERAAAYVRDHVTKPVVGYIAGFTAPEGKTMGHAGAIVSGSSGTAQAKKEALEAVGVRVGSTPTETARLVLAALEDGA